The following are encoded together in the Arthrobacter sp. Y-9 genome:
- the allB gene encoding allantoinase AllB: MSEEQNTPAEFDLVIRGQRVLTSAGIAPREVGVKDGRVVAMEPLGNNLVGAETVELADDETLIPGLVDTHVHVNEPGRTEWEGFASATRAAAAGGVTTIIDMPLNSVPPTTSVENLELKRSVARDQAFVDVGFWGGAIPGNTENLRPLHDAGVFGFKCFLLHSGVDEFPHLEADEMETDLAELRTFDSLMLVHAEDSHAIDRAPHAEGDVYAKFLASRPRGAENKAIAEVIERTRWTGARSHILHLSSSDALPMIATAKRDGVNVTVETCPHYLTLNAEEIPNGATAYKCCPPIREASNRELLWKGLEEGTIDCIVSDHSPSTLDLKDLENGDFAVAWGGVSSLQLGLSLIWTEARHRGIPLEKVISWMSTRPAEIARVPNKGLIAVGYDADFSIFAADDAFVVDVQRLKHKNPITPYDGRALSGVVRKTFLRGQVADGTQPIGKLIRRGGI; the protein is encoded by the coding sequence ATGTCTGAAGAACAGAACACCCCCGCAGAGTTCGACCTCGTCATCCGCGGCCAGCGCGTCCTCACGAGCGCCGGCATCGCGCCGCGCGAGGTCGGCGTCAAGGACGGCCGCGTCGTGGCCATGGAGCCCCTCGGCAACAACCTGGTGGGCGCGGAGACCGTCGAGCTGGCCGATGATGAGACCCTCATCCCCGGCCTGGTGGACACGCACGTGCACGTCAACGAGCCCGGCCGCACCGAGTGGGAAGGCTTCGCCTCCGCCACCCGCGCCGCTGCCGCGGGCGGCGTCACCACCATCATCGACATGCCGCTGAACTCCGTGCCGCCCACCACCAGCGTGGAGAACCTCGAGCTCAAGCGGTCTGTGGCACGGGACCAGGCGTTCGTGGACGTCGGGTTCTGGGGCGGCGCCATCCCGGGCAACACCGAGAACCTCCGCCCGCTGCACGACGCCGGCGTCTTCGGATTCAAGTGCTTCCTCCTGCACTCCGGCGTGGACGAGTTCCCGCATCTGGAAGCGGACGAGATGGAGACGGACCTCGCCGAGCTGCGCACGTTCGACTCCCTCATGCTGGTCCACGCCGAGGACTCCCACGCGATCGACCGCGCCCCGCACGCCGAGGGTGACGTCTACGCGAAGTTCCTGGCCTCCCGCCCCCGCGGCGCGGAGAACAAGGCCATCGCGGAGGTCATCGAGCGCACCCGCTGGACCGGCGCCCGCTCGCACATCCTGCACCTCTCCTCCTCGGACGCGCTGCCCATGATCGCCACCGCCAAGCGGGACGGCGTGAACGTCACCGTGGAGACCTGTCCGCACTACCTGACCCTGAACGCCGAGGAGATCCCCAACGGCGCGACGGCGTACAAGTGCTGCCCGCCGATCCGCGAGGCGTCCAACCGCGAGCTGCTGTGGAAGGGCCTCGAAGAGGGCACCATCGACTGCATCGTCTCGGACCACTCCCCCAGCACCCTGGACCTCAAGGACCTGGAGAACGGCGACTTCGCCGTCGCGTGGGGCGGCGTCTCCTCCCTGCAGCTGGGTCTCTCCCTCATCTGGACCGAGGCACGTCACCGCGGCATCCCGCTCGAGAAGGTCATCTCCTGGATGTCCACCCGTCCGGCCGAGATCGCCCGGGTCCCCAACAAGGGCCTCATCGCGGTCGGCTATGACGCGGACTTCTCCATCTTCGCCGCGGATGACGCCTTCGTGGTGGACGTCCAGCGCCTGAAGCACAAGAACCCGATCACCCCCTACGACGGCCGGGCCCTGTCCGGCGTCGTGCGCAAGACCTTCCTCCGCGGCCAGGTGGCCGACGGCACCCAGCCGATCGGCAAGCTGATCCGCCGCGGGGGCATCTAG
- a CDS encoding winged helix-turn-helix domain-containing protein, with the protein MSAQPVHHRSDAGHPVPAGGPRTGAVRRAAAPEPAQGARPRMAAHGAALFFQTPEELTDEQFARLEELILTRLHHLNADAEAMLWNVPDAELEDARETALAEDAAALEAADAVASGDDGLVHEVDVDLAADQVRVDGVPVSFSGVEYRLLRYLVQHCSRSVPRQELADFLISLDATAAPRSIDVYVSRIRRKLGPVRHVVETVRGGGYRFQAGRHSRVRGPAEYSI; encoded by the coding sequence ATGAGCGCCCAGCCAGTACACCACCGCTCCGACGCCGGGCATCCCGTGCCGGCGGGTGGTCCCCGCACGGGGGCCGTCCGCCGGGCGGCGGCGCCGGAACCCGCGCAGGGTGCGCGTCCCCGCATGGCCGCACACGGAGCCGCGCTGTTCTTCCAGACTCCGGAGGAGCTGACCGACGAGCAGTTCGCACGTCTCGAAGAGCTCATTCTCACCCGTCTGCACCATCTGAACGCGGACGCCGAGGCGATGCTCTGGAACGTCCCGGACGCCGAACTCGAGGACGCCCGGGAGACCGCCCTGGCCGAGGACGCGGCAGCCTTGGAGGCCGCCGATGCGGTCGCCTCGGGTGACGACGGGCTCGTCCATGAGGTCGACGTCGACCTCGCCGCCGACCAGGTGCGGGTGGACGGGGTGCCCGTCTCCTTCAGCGGCGTCGAGTACCGTCTGCTCCGCTACCTGGTGCAGCACTGCTCGCGCTCCGTGCCCCGGCAGGAACTCGCGGATTTCCTGATCTCGCTGGACGCGACCGCCGCGCCCCGGTCGATCGACGTCTATGTGAGCCGGATCCGCCGCAAGCTCGGTCCCGTGCGTCACGTAGTGGAAACTGTGCGCGGAGGCGGATACCGTTTCCAGGCAGGCAGGCACTCACGGGTGCGCGGCCCCGCCGAGTACAGCATCTGA
- a CDS encoding ABC transporter permease — translation MRLSRSAKGILGLITGLVLLFIYAPLLLVVVNSFNADRTFGWPPKGFTLEWWTRAFENDGVRSALVSSLWVGAVATLIALVLGTLLALALQRYRFFGRDVVNLLVILPIALPGIVTGIALNNMFTTILGVPLSMFTVVVAHATFCIVTVFNNVIARLRRVNPGLEEASADLGAGVFTTFWQVTFPQLRSALLAGGLLAFALSFDEIIVTTFTIGAGETTLPIWILQNLFRPNQAPVVNVVAVVLIVVSIVPIWLAQKLSSDTVAGK, via the coding sequence ATGAGACTTTCACGGAGTGCCAAAGGGATCCTCGGTCTGATCACGGGGCTGGTCCTGCTGTTCATCTACGCGCCGCTGCTCCTGGTGGTGGTCAACTCGTTCAACGCCGACCGCACCTTCGGCTGGCCGCCGAAGGGCTTCACCCTGGAGTGGTGGACGCGGGCTTTCGAGAACGACGGCGTGCGCTCGGCTCTGGTCTCCTCCCTCTGGGTGGGCGCCGTGGCGACGCTGATCGCGCTCGTCCTGGGCACGCTGCTCGCCCTGGCGCTGCAGCGGTACCGCTTCTTCGGCCGTGACGTGGTGAACCTGCTGGTGATCCTGCCGATCGCTCTGCCCGGCATCGTCACCGGCATCGCGCTGAACAACATGTTCACCACCATCCTCGGGGTGCCGCTGAGCATGTTCACCGTGGTGGTGGCTCACGCGACCTTCTGCATCGTGACGGTGTTCAACAACGTCATCGCCCGGCTGCGGCGGGTCAACCCGGGCCTCGAGGAAGCGTCCGCGGACCTGGGCGCCGGGGTGTTCACCACCTTCTGGCAGGTGACGTTCCCACAGCTCCGTTCGGCACTCCTGGCCGGTGGCCTGCTGGCCTTCGCGCTCAGCTTCGACGAGATCATCGTGACCACGTTCACGATCGGGGCGGGCGAGACCACGCTCCCGATCTGGATCCTGCAGAACCTCTTCCGTCCCAACCAGGCGCCCGTGGTCAACGTGGTGGCCGTGGTCCTGATCGTGGTGTCGATCGTCCCGATCTGGCTGGCGCAGAAGCTGTCCTCGGACACGGTGGCGGGGAAGTAG
- a CDS encoding aldehyde dehydrogenase family protein, with translation MTVYAAPGQADSLVTVQPRYEHFIGGEWVAPVKGQYFENISPVNGKPFTEIARGTGEDIEAALDAAHAAKDAWGKTSAAERANILNKIADRIEQNLTMLAVAETWENGKPVRETLAADLPLAVDHFRYFAGAIRAQEGGISELDESTVAYHFHEPLGVVGQIIPWNFPILMATWKLAPALAAGNCVVLKPAEQTPWSILKVVELIADLLPAGVLNVVNGFGVEAGKPLASSSRIAKIAFTGETTTGRLIMQYASQNIIPVTLELGGKSPNIFFESVAAEDDAFYSKSLEGFAMFALNQGEVCTCPSRALVQESIYERFVSDAVVRTEKIVQGNPLDDATMIGAQASRDQLEKILSYLEIGKQEGAKVLTGGERNILEGDLAEGYYVQPTIFEGNNSMRIFQEEIFGPVVSLTSFSDEADALGIANDTLYGLGAGVWSRDNAQLYRAGRSIEAGRVWTNCYHAYPAGAAFGGYKQSGIGRENHKMMLDHYQQTKNLLVSYAPDPLGFF, from the coding sequence ATGACCGTCTACGCAGCACCAGGCCAGGCCGATTCGCTGGTCACCGTCCAGCCGCGCTACGAACACTTCATCGGGGGCGAGTGGGTCGCCCCGGTCAAGGGCCAGTACTTCGAGAACATCTCCCCGGTCAACGGCAAGCCGTTCACCGAGATCGCCCGCGGCACGGGCGAGGACATCGAGGCGGCCCTGGATGCCGCACACGCCGCCAAGGACGCCTGGGGCAAGACCTCGGCGGCGGAACGGGCCAACATCCTCAACAAGATCGCTGACCGGATCGAGCAGAATCTGACCATGCTCGCCGTCGCCGAGACGTGGGAGAACGGCAAGCCCGTCCGCGAAACGCTCGCGGCGGACCTGCCGCTCGCCGTCGACCATTTCCGCTACTTCGCCGGAGCCATCCGCGCGCAGGAGGGCGGCATCAGCGAACTCGACGAGAGCACCGTCGCGTACCACTTCCACGAACCGCTCGGCGTGGTCGGGCAGATCATCCCGTGGAACTTCCCCATCCTCATGGCCACCTGGAAGCTCGCGCCGGCACTGGCGGCGGGCAACTGCGTGGTGCTCAAGCCGGCCGAACAGACCCCGTGGTCCATCCTCAAGGTGGTGGAGCTGATCGCCGATCTCCTGCCGGCGGGCGTCCTGAACGTGGTGAACGGCTTCGGCGTGGAAGCAGGAAAGCCGCTCGCCTCCTCCAGCCGGATCGCGAAGATCGCGTTCACCGGCGAGACCACCACGGGCCGGCTGATCATGCAGTACGCCAGCCAGAACATCATCCCGGTGACCCTGGAGCTGGGCGGCAAAAGCCCGAACATCTTCTTCGAGTCCGTGGCCGCGGAGGACGACGCGTTCTACAGCAAGTCCCTCGAAGGCTTCGCGATGTTCGCTCTGAACCAGGGTGAGGTCTGCACGTGCCCCAGCCGAGCCCTGGTGCAGGAGTCCATCTACGAGCGCTTCGTCTCCGACGCCGTGGTCCGCACGGAGAAGATCGTGCAGGGCAACCCCCTGGACGACGCCACCATGATCGGCGCGCAGGCCTCGCGCGACCAGCTGGAGAAGATCCTCAGCTACCTGGAGATCGGCAAGCAGGAAGGGGCGAAGGTCCTCACGGGCGGCGAGCGCAACATCCTGGAAGGCGATCTGGCGGAGGGGTACTACGTCCAGCCGACCATCTTCGAGGGCAACAACTCCATGCGGATCTTCCAGGAGGAGATCTTCGGCCCCGTGGTGTCCCTGACGTCCTTCTCCGACGAGGCCGACGCCCTGGGCATCGCCAACGACACCCTCTACGGGCTGGGTGCCGGGGTCTGGTCGCGGGACAACGCCCAGCTCTACCGCGCGGGCCGGTCCATCGAGGCCGGCCGCGTGTGGACCAACTGCTACCACGCCTACCCTGCGGGGGCGGCGTTCGGCGGCTACAAGCAGTCCGGCATCGGGCGGGAGAACCACAAGATGATGCTGGATCACTACCAGCAGACCAAGAACCTGCTGGTCTCCTACGCACCCGATCCGCTCGGTTTCTTCTGA
- a CDS encoding glycerate kinase, whose product MRIVIAPDKFKGSLSAPEVVAHLETGLRAVDGSLDIVGVPVADGGEGTLDAAIGSGFSRRWVRVAGPTGQPLDADFALRDDEAVIEMALASGLAVLPDGVKDGRGATSLGTGQLIRAALDAGARTIVLGVGGSANTDGGAGVIKGLGGRFLDASGAELPDGGAALAALDRIDLSGLDVRLERTRFILASDVDNPLLGSQGAPAVFGPQKGLSPEDVTELDATLAHFVEVLGREIGLQASTAAAAPGAGAAGGVGYAALAVLNAERRRGVDVVLDFTGLAAKLDGATLVITGEGSLDEQSLGGKTPMGVADAARAAGVPIVAVCGRTTLTDAQISTSGIQAVYSLTSIEEDVEKCITQAGPLVEKLGGIIANSLIKQSN is encoded by the coding sequence ATGCGGATCGTGATCGCACCGGATAAGTTCAAAGGCTCGCTCTCGGCCCCCGAAGTCGTGGCGCACCTGGAAACCGGGCTGCGTGCCGTGGACGGCTCCCTCGACATCGTGGGCGTCCCCGTGGCCGACGGCGGCGAGGGCACCCTCGACGCCGCGATCGGCTCCGGCTTCTCCCGCCGGTGGGTCCGCGTCGCCGGACCCACCGGACAGCCCCTCGACGCCGACTTCGCCCTCCGTGACGATGAAGCCGTCATCGAGATGGCCCTCGCCTCCGGCCTCGCCGTCCTCCCGGATGGCGTGAAGGACGGCCGCGGCGCCACCAGCCTCGGCACCGGCCAGCTGATCCGCGCCGCACTCGACGCCGGCGCCCGGACGATCGTGCTCGGCGTCGGCGGCAGTGCCAACACCGACGGCGGCGCGGGCGTCATCAAGGGCCTGGGCGGCCGCTTCCTGGACGCCTCGGGCGCTGAGCTGCCCGACGGCGGCGCCGCGCTGGCCGCGCTGGACCGCATCGACCTCTCCGGGCTGGACGTCCGCCTGGAACGGACCCGCTTCATCCTGGCCAGCGACGTGGACAACCCCCTCCTCGGATCCCAGGGCGCCCCGGCCGTGTTCGGCCCACAGAAGGGCCTGAGCCCGGAGGACGTCACCGAGCTCGACGCCACACTGGCGCACTTCGTGGAGGTCCTCGGCCGCGAGATCGGCCTGCAGGCGTCCACCGCCGCGGCGGCACCCGGCGCCGGGGCCGCGGGCGGGGTGGGCTACGCCGCCCTCGCCGTGCTGAACGCCGAGCGGCGGCGGGGCGTCGACGTCGTCCTCGACTTCACCGGCCTGGCCGCGAAGCTCGACGGCGCCACCCTGGTCATCACGGGCGAAGGCAGCCTGGATGAGCAGAGCCTGGGCGGCAAGACCCCGATGGGCGTCGCCGACGCGGCACGCGCCGCCGGGGTCCCGATCGTGGCCGTCTGCGGACGCACCACCCTCACCGACGCACAGATTTCCACATCCGGGATCCAGGCCGTGTACTCGCTGACCAGCATCGAGGAAGATGTTGAGAAGTGCATCACTCAGGCCGGACCGCTGGTGGAGAAGCTTGGCGGCATCATCGCCAACAGCCTGATCAAGCAGAGCAACTAG
- a CDS encoding ABC transporter permease: MSLQLSRPGVDPGRGGASGGVPRAKVSPLSGFLYRSPRARLAGLLTAPAGWLVLVYIAALATLLITALWSVDTFTGKVSQVWTLDNIKQALFDPVYQGITLRTLWIAVLVTVIDAVVAIPLAFFIAKVASARWQKLLLVAVLMPLWASYLVKAYAWRNVLAEGGLLEWLGAPLGVSSPGYSEVAVILTLSYIWLPYMILPIHAGFEKVPGNLLEASGDLGAKPWMTVRLVVMPLLVPSIIAGTIFTFSLTLGDYITAQIVGGKTQMLGTVVYSNVGAANNLPFASAVSLIPIAIIMIYLLVVRRTGALDEL; encoded by the coding sequence ATGTCACTCCAGCTCAGCCGGCCCGGCGTCGATCCGGGGCGGGGAGGCGCCTCCGGCGGCGTCCCCCGGGCCAAAGTGAGCCCGCTCTCCGGGTTCCTGTACCGCTCACCCCGTGCCCGCCTGGCGGGTCTGCTCACGGCGCCGGCCGGCTGGCTGGTCCTCGTCTACATCGCGGCCCTCGCGACCCTGCTCATCACCGCGCTGTGGAGCGTGGACACGTTCACCGGCAAGGTGTCCCAGGTCTGGACCCTGGACAACATCAAGCAGGCGCTCTTCGACCCGGTGTACCAGGGCATCACCCTGCGCACGCTGTGGATCGCCGTGCTCGTGACGGTGATCGACGCCGTCGTCGCCATTCCGCTGGCGTTCTTCATCGCGAAGGTGGCCTCCGCCCGCTGGCAGAAACTCCTGCTGGTCGCGGTCCTCATGCCGCTCTGGGCGAGCTATCTGGTCAAGGCGTACGCCTGGCGCAATGTGCTCGCCGAAGGCGGTCTGCTCGAATGGCTGGGCGCGCCGCTCGGGGTGAGCTCGCCCGGGTACTCGGAGGTGGCCGTGATCCTCACGCTCTCCTACATCTGGCTGCCGTACATGATCCTGCCGATCCACGCCGGTTTCGAGAAGGTGCCCGGCAATCTGCTCGAGGCCTCCGGCGACCTGGGCGCCAAGCCCTGGATGACGGTGCGCCTGGTGGTCATGCCGCTGCTGGTGCCGTCGATCATCGCGGGGACCATCTTCACGTTCTCGCTCACCCTCGGCGACTACATCACGGCGCAGATCGTGGGCGGCAAGACCCAGATGCTCGGCACCGTGGTCTACAGCAATGTGGGCGCGGCGAACAATCTGCCCTTCGCGTCGGCGGTCTCCCTGATCCCGATCGCGATCATCATGATCTACCTGCTGGTGGTGCGCCGGACCGGCGCCCTGGACGAGCTGTAA
- a CDS encoding DUF779 domain-containing protein: MARVAVTAEAAELIRRLTADHGPLMFHQSGGCCDGSAPMCYPDGEFLLGDADVRLGALAVGLEREVPVWMSAAQFEYWKHTHLTIDVVPGRGAGFSLEAPLGVRFLTRSRILTDEEYAEDEGL; this comes from the coding sequence ATGGCCCGTGTGGCGGTCACCGCGGAGGCGGCGGAGCTGATCCGCCGCCTCACGGCGGACCACGGGCCTCTCATGTTCCATCAGTCCGGCGGGTGCTGCGACGGGTCCGCGCCCATGTGTTACCCCGACGGCGAGTTCCTCCTCGGGGACGCGGACGTGCGCCTGGGCGCCCTCGCGGTGGGCCTGGAGCGGGAGGTTCCCGTGTGGATGTCCGCCGCGCAGTTCGAGTACTGGAAGCACACGCACCTGACCATCGACGTCGTGCCGGGCCGCGGCGCGGGCTTCTCCCTGGAGGCGCCGCTCGGCGTGCGCTTCCTGACCCGCTCCCGGATCCTCACGGACGAGGAGTACGCCGAGGACGAGGGCCTCTGA
- the gcl gene encoding glyoxylate carboligase, protein MAKMRTVDAAVAILVKEGAIEAFGLPGAAINPFYSAMRANGGIRHTLARHVEGASHMADGYSRAADGNIGICIGTSGPAGTDMITGLYASWADSIPMLCITGQAPVAKLHKEDFQAVDIESIAKPVTKMAMTILEPGQVPGAFQKAFQLMRSGRPGPVLLDLPFDVQMAEIEFDIDAYEPLPVEKPRANAVQLGKALDMLLASERPLIVAGGGIINAGASEKLVELAEILNVPVIPTLMGWGVIPDDHQLMAGMVGLQTSHRYGNATFLESDFVIGIGNRWANRHTGGLDLYTQGRKFVHIDIEPTQIGRVFAPDLGIASDAGAALEGLVELAKERQAAGRLPDYTAWVDAAQEKKGKLQRKTHFDNVPIKPQRVYEEMNRAFGKDTTYVTTIGLSQIAGAQMLHVFGARRWINAGQAGPLGWTAPAALGVVRGKPGETVVALSGDYDFQFMIEELAVGAQFNLPYIHVVVNNSYLGLIRQSQRGFKMEQNVSLAFENINSPETAGYGVDHVKVAEGLGCKAIRVQNPDDLGAAFEKARALTEEFQVPVVVEVILEKITNISMGTELDNVTEFEELAEKGEDAPTAVVSLLD, encoded by the coding sequence ATGGCAAAGATGCGCACCGTTGACGCTGCCGTAGCCATCCTGGTGAAGGAAGGCGCCATTGAGGCGTTCGGCCTGCCTGGCGCGGCGATCAACCCCTTCTATTCCGCGATGCGCGCCAACGGCGGCATCCGCCACACGCTGGCCCGCCACGTGGAAGGCGCCAGCCACATGGCTGACGGCTACTCCCGTGCCGCCGACGGCAACATCGGAATCTGCATCGGCACCTCCGGCCCCGCCGGCACCGACATGATCACCGGCCTCTACGCCTCCTGGGCGGACTCCATCCCCATGCTCTGCATCACCGGCCAGGCGCCCGTGGCGAAGCTGCACAAGGAGGACTTCCAGGCCGTGGACATCGAGTCCATCGCCAAGCCCGTCACCAAGATGGCCATGACCATCCTGGAGCCCGGCCAGGTCCCCGGCGCCTTCCAGAAGGCGTTCCAGCTCATGCGCTCGGGCCGCCCGGGCCCGGTCCTCCTGGACCTGCCGTTCGACGTGCAGATGGCCGAGATCGAATTCGACATCGACGCCTACGAGCCGCTCCCCGTGGAGAAGCCCCGCGCCAACGCCGTGCAGCTGGGCAAGGCCCTGGACATGCTGCTCGCCTCCGAGCGTCCGCTGATCGTGGCCGGCGGCGGCATCATCAACGCCGGCGCCTCGGAGAAGCTCGTGGAGCTGGCCGAGATCCTGAACGTCCCCGTGATCCCGACCCTCATGGGCTGGGGCGTCATCCCGGACGACCACCAGCTGATGGCCGGCATGGTGGGTCTGCAGACCTCGCACCGCTACGGCAACGCGACGTTCCTGGAGTCCGACTTCGTGATCGGCATCGGCAACCGGTGGGCCAACCGCCACACGGGCGGCCTGGACCTCTACACCCAGGGCCGCAAGTTCGTGCACATCGACATCGAGCCCACCCAGATCGGCCGCGTGTTCGCGCCGGACCTGGGCATCGCCTCCGACGCCGGCGCCGCCCTGGAAGGCCTCGTGGAACTCGCGAAGGAGCGTCAGGCCGCCGGCCGGCTGCCCGACTACACCGCCTGGGTGGACGCCGCGCAGGAGAAGAAGGGCAAGCTGCAGCGCAAGACGCACTTCGACAACGTGCCGATCAAGCCGCAGCGCGTGTACGAGGAGATGAACCGCGCCTTCGGCAAGGACACCACCTACGTCACCACGATCGGCCTCTCGCAGATCGCCGGCGCGCAGATGCTGCACGTCTTCGGCGCACGCCGCTGGATCAACGCCGGTCAGGCGGGCCCCCTCGGCTGGACCGCTCCCGCCGCCCTCGGCGTGGTGCGCGGCAAGCCCGGCGAGACCGTGGTGGCCCTCTCCGGTGACTACGACTTCCAGTTCATGATCGAAGAGCTGGCCGTGGGCGCGCAGTTCAACCTCCCGTACATCCACGTAGTGGTGAACAACTCCTACCTCGGCCTGATCCGTCAGTCCCAGCGCGGCTTCAAGATGGAGCAGAACGTCTCCCTGGCGTTCGAGAACATCAACTCCCCGGAGACCGCCGGCTACGGCGTGGACCACGTCAAGGTGGCCGAGGGCCTGGGCTGCAAGGCCATCCGCGTGCAGAACCCGGACGATCTGGGCGCCGCTTTCGAGAAGGCCCGCGCCCTCACGGAGGAGTTCCAGGTCCCGGTGGTGGTGGAAGTGATCCTCGAGAAGATCACCAACATCTCCATGGGCACCGAGCTGGATAATGTGACCGAGTTCGAAGAGCTCGCGGAGAAGGGCGAGGACGCCCCCACCGCGGTGGTCTCCCTGCTCGACTGA
- the bcp gene encoding thioredoxin-dependent thiol peroxidase has protein sequence MTAPSTVKLLPGTEAPDFALTDARGETHSLSDYRGKNVVVYFYPKAATPGCTTEACDFRDSLASFKGHGYEVLGVSPDSQEAISSFADDFSLTFPLLADEDHKVALAYGAWGEKLLDGEVVEGIVRSTVVVDPEGKVKLAKYQVAAEGHVSELKTELGL, from the coding sequence ATGACTGCACCGAGCACCGTCAAGCTCCTTCCGGGCACCGAAGCCCCTGATTTCGCCTTGACCGACGCCCGTGGCGAGACCCACAGCCTCTCGGACTACCGCGGCAAGAACGTGGTGGTGTACTTCTACCCGAAGGCCGCCACCCCCGGCTGCACCACCGAGGCCTGCGACTTCCGCGACTCCCTGGCCAGCTTCAAGGGCCACGGCTACGAAGTCCTGGGTGTCTCCCCCGACAGCCAGGAGGCCATCTCCTCCTTCGCCGACGACTTCAGCCTGACCTTCCCGCTCCTCGCGGACGAGGATCACAAGGTCGCGCTGGCCTACGGCGCCTGGGGCGAGAAGCTGCTCGACGGCGAGGTCGTCGAGGGCATCGTCCGCTCCACCGTCGTGGTGGACCCGGAGGGCAAGGTCAAGCTGGCCAAGTACCAGGTGGCCGCCGAGGGCCACGTCTCCGAGCTGAAGACCGAACTGGGTCTCTGA
- a CDS encoding GAF domain-containing protein, producing the protein MESGMRAEVADSWHRSAAAGVLAEEPAAPITLDHADLQDVRAAHPLAQVFPLLDDVLGQAARDCDAVMAVSDEAGQLLWVCGSPSALRKAEGIGFVEGSNWDERLAGTNAPGLALRLDGPSMITRSEHFRQSVRSWSCAAAPIHDPATSRLLGVLDVTGGDTIVVPQTMALVKAAVRLAESELAREVRAAVAPGPVARPQLRLELLGRSEALLLLDDARGHRARLRLSPRHSELLALLASAPQGLSGDELAVLLYEHDGGSSTLRAEVNRLRNLLSEEFLGSRPYRLLAEVSGDWLAVEAKLAAGDVGGALRLFHGPMLPRSTAPGVVRLREALSHQLRAALLHSRQPDLISAWTRSAWGSDDYELWTRQRDLLSPGAPLRALAEGQLARLERELGL; encoded by the coding sequence GTGGAAAGCGGAATGCGCGCCGAGGTCGCGGACTCCTGGCACCGGTCCGCGGCGGCCGGTGTCCTGGCGGAGGAACCGGCGGCCCCGATCACCCTGGACCACGCGGATCTGCAGGATGTCCGCGCGGCCCATCCGCTCGCCCAGGTGTTCCCCCTCCTCGACGACGTCCTCGGCCAGGCCGCCCGGGACTGCGACGCCGTCATGGCCGTGTCGGACGAAGCCGGCCAGCTGCTCTGGGTGTGCGGTTCGCCCTCGGCCCTGCGCAAGGCGGAAGGCATCGGCTTCGTCGAAGGCAGCAATTGGGATGAGCGCCTGGCCGGGACCAACGCCCCGGGACTCGCCCTGCGCCTGGACGGGCCGTCGATGATCACCCGCTCCGAACACTTCCGGCAATCCGTCCGGAGCTGGAGCTGCGCGGCCGCACCGATCCACGACCCGGCCACCTCCCGGCTCCTCGGGGTGCTCGACGTCACGGGAGGAGACACGATCGTGGTGCCGCAGACGATGGCCCTGGTCAAGGCCGCGGTGCGCCTGGCCGAGTCCGAACTCGCGCGCGAGGTGCGGGCCGCCGTCGCACCGGGGCCGGTGGCGCGCCCCCAGCTGCGGCTCGAGCTCCTGGGCCGGAGCGAAGCACTGCTCCTCCTCGACGATGCCCGCGGCCACCGCGCGCGCCTCCGCCTCTCCCCGCGGCACAGCGAGCTGCTGGCCCTCCTGGCGAGCGCGCCCCAGGGCCTCTCGGGTGACGAGCTGGCCGTGCTCCTCTATGAGCACGACGGCGGCTCGTCCACCCTGCGCGCGGAGGTGAACCGCCTGCGCAACCTCCTGAGCGAGGAGTTCCTGGGCTCGCGGCCGTACCGGCTGCTGGCGGAGGTGAGCGGCGACTGGCTGGCGGTCGAGGCGAAACTGGCCGCGGGCGACGTCGGGGGCGCACTCCGGCTGTTCCACGGTCCGATGCTGCCTCGGTCCACGGCGCCCGGCGTCGTGCGGCTGCGTGAGGCACTCAGCCACCAGCTCCGCGCCGCTCTCCTGCACTCGCGGCAGCCCGATCTCATCTCCGCCTGGACCCGCTCGGCGTGGGGTTCGGACGACTACGAGCTCTGGACCCGGCAGCGGGACCTCCTCTCCCCCGGCGCGCCGCTGCGGGCCCTGGCGGAAGGCCAGTTGGCGCGCCTGGAGCGCGAGCTGGGGCTCTGA